GCGACCTCGACGAGGCGCTCGACCTGCAGAACGCCACCGCGTTCGGACTCACGGCGGGGCTGCACTCGCTCGACGCCGAGGAGGTCGCGTACTGGCTCGACCACGTCGAGGCCGGCAACCTCTATGTCAACCGCGGCATCACAGGCGCGATCGTGCGCCGTCAGCCCTTCGGCGGCTGGAAGCGCTCGAGCGTGGGCGGATCGACCAAGGCCGGCGGACCCTCGTACGTCATGGGCTTCGGCACCTTCGCGCCGGTGCCGCGCGAGCCGCGCGAGTCGCTGAGCCTCCGCGGCCTCGACCGCGGCGTGCGCGAGGTGCTCGAAGCCAGCCAGCCGGGGCTCGACTTCGTCGGCTTCGACGCCGCGCGCGCGGGCGCGCTCAGCGACGAGCGCGCGTGGCAGGACGAGTTCGGCGTTGCGCGCGACGACAGCAGGCTGGGTGCCGCGGCCGGTGCCGTCGTCGAGCGCAACGTTCTGCGGTACCGCCGCACGCCGGTCACCGTTCGGGCCGCCGAGGGCGCCGCGATGGCCGACGTCGTGCGCGTGCTGCTCGCCGCGGCGCGCGCCGGGTCGCGCGTCGACATCAGCAGCGCGGTGCCGCTGCCGGCGAGCCTGCTCGCGCTGCTCGACTCCGGCGTCTCGGCGCTGCGCGCGGCCTCGATCGCGATCGAGACGGATGCGCGCTTCAGCGAGCGGATGCGCGAGGTGCGCCCCGCCCGCATCCGGCTCATCGCGCCGGAGGGCGCGGAGGTGGCGCGTGCGCTGCACCTCGCGCTCGAGGGCGACCCCGACGTGGCGATCTTCTCGGGGGCGGTGACGGCCGCGGGTCGGGTCGAGCTGCTGCCCTTCCTGCGCGAACAGGCCGTGTCGATCACGGCGCACCGCTTCGGCAACCCGTTCCCGGCGATGGCCGAACTCGAGCTGTAGCGCTGCGCTCCCGTGCGCGGAGCGGTGCCGCGCGATGCCACCCCACCTTGCTAGCTCGTCTGGTGCGATCGACAAGGTGGCCAGCACTCGGTGCTCGGTGCTTGCTGCTTGCTGCTCGCTGCTCGCGGATCAGGAAGATCGACGTCAGACCCCTGGTGAGGGGTGCGACACGCCGCCGATCGCCTTCATCATGCGGAGCTTCCTGAACCGCAAACAGGTGTGGCTCGGCTGTGGACGCCGGCAAGGTATGCCGAGCGAGGCCGAGGCTGATCGGGGCGGTGGATGCTCAGCCGCGCTGGGCGGCGCGCACGAGGTCGATCGCAGCCGCGTCCTCGAGCCCGAGTCGCCGGGTGCGCTCGACGAACTCGCGCGCGGCAACCTGCGCCTGCTGCTGCCCGGCATCGCCCTGCGGCGCGACGAACGAGCCGGCCCGGCCGCGCGTCTCGATGATGCCGTCCGTCTCGAGCTCGCGGTAGGCGCGCGCGACCGTGTTGACCGCGAGCCCGAGCTCGTCGGCGAGCGCGCGCACGGTCGGCAGCTTCGCGCCCGCGGCGAGCTCGCCGGCCGCGACCGCGTCGCGCACCTGCACGCGAATCTGCTCGTAGGGCGGTGTCGACAGTCGAGTGTCGACGATGACGATCATGGGGTGAGACTACTTCGCGACGATCGCGAATTCGGGCCATAGGGTGCGCTGCACGTGGCGTTCGGGCGAGCGGGCGAGCACGATGACGATCACCAGAAGCAGCCCGATGAAACCCAGATAGCCGATGAGGTTGATCCAGACCATGGTGGCGGCCTCGGCGCCCGTCGGAAATGCGACGCCGAGAGCCTGCAGGGCCGTGAAGCCAACGAGCCCCCCGACGGTGGCAACGAGCCAATGCAGATCGCGCAGACTCTGCGCCGCGAGCGCGTCACTCCACGCGAGTGCACCGGCGTCGCCGAGGAGGGCGCGGCGGCTGACGAGCCTCCGCGCGATGCGCGGAAGCGCCAGATAGAGAGACCCGGCGCCGAGTCCGACGATGGCGAGGGGGGGCGCTGATCGTGCGATGGCCTCGGGAGCGTCCGCGCCGGGCAGGGTGATGATAACCAGCAGGAGGGTGGGCAACCCAACTGCAAGGGCCGCCGCGACAGCGGCCATGCGCCGTTCGACCGGCGCGACGAGCTCGGCGAGGCCGACGAGGTGCAAGCGTGCGACCGTCTCGGTCGTCGGCGCCGCGCGTCGCGCGAGCGCGCCGCCGATGATGGTTCCTAACTGGGTGAGCATGAGTGCAGAGCCCACGCTAATGATGCTTGATGCCAGCCCCAGATTCATGGGCGCCGAGCTCCATGGCAAGAAGATCGCGACGATGACGCCGAGTGCCGCCATCGCGCCGAGAAGCCCGCCGCGCGTGCGCATCGCGAGCTGATGCTCGAGTGCGGGGCGCATTCCCTCGGCGACCATCAGATTGAGCCGAAGCGCGTATCGGTTCACCATCTTCTCGCGCGCCGAGGCCTGCCATGTCGCCACGAACTGAACAATGACTGTTGCCGCAATGGCCCCCATGCCGATCGCGACCAGTGCTGTCAGCGCCCCGAAGAAGACGTCGGTCGGGATATCGACGGAGAAAGACTGATGCGGGGACATGACTCTTATTGTAGCAATACAAATGGTGACGATGCGAGCATTGATCAACCGCTCGGCGCGTGCCGTTCGAGGAACCCGAGCACCTCGGTCTGGTCGACCCCGGGAAACGACTCGGTCGGCAGCGTCGCGAGCAGGCTGGCATGGATGCGCGCCTGCGGTCGCGCGCGCCCCGACCACCGCGCCGCGAGGTCGGCGGGCGCCCGGCGGCAGCACTCCGGGGAGGGGCAGGTCGACGCCCCGCGCCGGTCGGTCTCGCGCCCGCGGAACCACTTGACGTGCGCGAAGGGCGTGCCGACCGAGATCGAGAAGTCGCCCCCCGCTCCCGACTCGATGCGCGAGGTGCACCAGTAGGTGCCCGTGGGTTTGTCGGTGTACTGGTGGTACGGGCTGAAGCGGTCGGGCTCGTCGAACACCTGGCGCGCTGACCACTTGCGGCACACGAGCTGCCCCTCGACCGCTCCGAGGGCGTCGGTCGGAAACTGGACGCTGTCGTTCTCGTAGGCCTTCGCGAGCACGCCCTGCGAGCTGACCTTCAAGAAGTGCACGGGAATCTCGAGGTGCTCGGTCGCGAGGTTGGTGAACCGGTGCGCGGCCGTCTCGTACGAGACCGCGAAGGCGTCGCGCAGGTCTTCGACGGCAAGCTCGCGGCGCTGCTTCGCGCGCTGCAGGAAGGACACGGCATCGGCCTCCGGGATGAGCAGCGCGGCGGCGAGGTAGTTCGTCTCGACGCGCTGGGTGAGGAACTCGGCGTAGTCGCGCGGCTCCGATCGCCCGAGCACGTGACCGGCGAGCGCCTGGAGGAGCGTCGTGCGAGCATCCCGCCCCGGAGCGGTCTGCACGGGCAGGTAGATGCGGCCGTGCTCGAGGTCGGTGACCGAGCGGGTCGAGGCCGGCAGGTCGCCCACGTAGTGCAGCGAGAACCCGAGGTGCGCGGCGAGCTCGGCGGCGAGACGCTGCGAGAGCGGCCCGCCCTCGTGGCCGACGGCGCGCAGCAGCTCGGCGGCGCGCTGCTCGAGCTCGCCGAAGTAGTTGCCGCGGTCGCGCATCGTGCGCCGCAGCTCGGTGTTGGCGCGCCGGGCCTCTTCGGGCGTCGCGGCGCGCTCGCTGTGCACGCGCTGCAGCTCGGCGTGCAGGGCGAGCACCGTCGCGATCGCCTCGTCGCTGACGCTCTTGCGCAGGGGCAGGGGCGGGATGCCCAGACTCGCGAACAGCGGACCGGCCTGCACCCGGGCGAGCTCGACTTCGAGGGCCGCGCGTCCGGTGAGGGGTGCCGCACTGAGCAGCTCGTCGAGGCTCGCGCCCACGGCCCGCGCGATCGCCTGCAGTTCGCTGAGCTTGGCCTCGCGCTTGCCGTTCTCGAGCACGCTCAAGTGCGAGGTGGCGATCCCCACCGCGTCGGCGACCTCGGCGAGGGTCAGCCCCGCGGTCGTGCGGAGCGCGCGGAGGCGTTGGCCGAGGGTCAGGGCATCGATCACATCATCAGCCTGGGCGCGGGCGAGCGGCGAATCGAGCATGTCGAGAGCCTGACAGCCCGAACTTTTCGGCGCAACTGAAATTTGGCGGTATTTCAGTCGACAAGTCCCGGTCGAGGGGGTCGTTCTTCGCCCAGTGTGGCTCACACGACCTCGAACCACCGACCTTCAGGAGCACCTCATGACGCAGAACCAGCCGACCCGACCGGGCGACCAGACCGAGACCGCCGCCGAGCTCGAGACCCGTTGGAAGACCGACGCGCGCTGGAACGGCGTGCGCCGCGACTACACCGCCGAGGACGTCGTCGAGCTGCGCGGCCCGGTGCGCGAGGAGCGCACGCTCGCCCGCCGCGGCGCCGAGAAGCTCTGGGAGCAGATCCAGGCCAACACGGGCAACCCCGAGGAGTGGACGTACGCCCTCGGCGCCCTCACCGGCAACCAGGCCGTGCAGCAGGTGCGCGCGGGCCTCAAGGCCATCTACCTGAGCGGCTGGCAGGTCGCCGCCGACGCGAACCTGAGCGGCCAGACCTACCCCGACCAGAGCCTCTACCCGGCCAACTCGGTGCCCGCCGTCGTGCGCCGCATCAACAACGCGCTGCTGCGAGCGGGCCAGATCGAGCAAGACGGTCGCGACTGGATGGCCCCGATCGTCGCCGACGCCGAGGCCGGCTTCGGCGGCCCGCTCAACGCCTACGAGCTCATGCACGGCATGATCGAGGCCGGCGCGGCGGGCGTGCACTGGGAGGACCAGCTCGCGAGCGAGAAGAAGTGCGGCCACATGGGCGGCAAGGTGCTCGTGCCTACGAGCCAGCACATCCGCACCCTCAACGCTGCCCGCCTCGCGGCCGACGTCGCCGACGTGCCCACGATCGTCATCGCGCGCACCGACTCGCTCGCCGCCAACCTCATCACGAGCGACGTGGATGACCGCGACAAGCCCTTCCTCACCGGCGGCCGCACGGCCGAGGGCTTCTACGAGGTCGAGCCCGGCATCGGTCCGGTGCTCGCGCGCGGGCACGCCTACGCCGAGTACGCCGACATGCTCTGGGTCGAGTCGAGCGAGCCCGACCTCGAGCTCGCGCGCACCTTCGCGGAGAGCATCCACAAGGAGTTCCCCGGCAAGAAGCTCGCGTACAACTGCTCGCCGTCGTTCAACTGGAAGCGCCACCTCGACGACGACACCATCGCGAAGTTCCAGCGCGAGCTGTCGGCCATGGGCTACGCGTTCCAGTTCATCACCCTCGCCGGCTTCCACTCGCTCAACCACTCGATGTTCGAGCTCGCGAGCGGCTACCGCGACCGCCAGATGAGCGCCTACGTCGAGCTGCAGGAGGCCGAGTTCGCCTCCGAGGCCCACGGCTACACCGCCACCAAGCACCAGCGCGAAGTGGGTACCGGCTACTTCGACCGCATCGCCACGGCTCTCAACCCCGAGAGCGCGACCCTGGCCCTCGTCGGCTCCACCGAGTCCGAGCAGTTCCACTAAGCCCGCACGACCGAGACACGGAGACCAGATCATGAGCACGAAGAACCTGACCGCTGCATCCCTGAAAATCGCCGGCCCGATGCGGCCGCGCTACGACGAGATCCTGACCCCGGATGCCCTGGCCTTCGTCGAGCAGCTGCAGCACCGGTTCGCCGGCCGCCGCCACGAGCTGCTCGCCGAGCGCATGCAGCTGCGCTACGACCTCGGCAACGGCCGCGACCTGCGCTTCCTGCCCGAGACGGCATCCATTCGCGAGGACGCCGAGTGGCGCGTCGCGGGCGCCGGCCCGGGCCTCGAGAACCGCCGCGTCGAGATCACGGGCCCGTGCGACCCGAAGATGACGATCAACGCGCTCAACTCGCGCGCCAACGTGTGGCTCGCCGACCTGGAAGACGCGACGAGCCCGACGTGGGGCAACATCATCGAGGGGCAGCTCTCGCTCAAGGACGCGATCCGCGACGAGCTCGAGTACACGAGCCCGGAAGGAAAGCAGTACCGCGTCACCGCCGAGCGCACCCCGACGATCGTCATGCGCCCGCGCGGCTGGCACCTCGTCGAGAAGCACCTCGAGCACACCGACCGCAGCGGCCGCACCTACGCGGCCAGTGCGAGCCTCGTCGACTTCGGGCTGTACTTCTTCCACAACGCCGCCGAGCTGATCGCGCGCGGCCGGGGGCCGTACTTCTACCTGCCGAAGATCGAGAACCACCGCGAGGCGCGGCTCTGGAACGACGTGTTCACCTTCGCCGAGCAGCAGCTCGGGCTGCCGCACGGCACGATCCGCGCGACGGTGCTCATCGAGACCTTCCCGGCTGCGTTCGAGATGGACGAGATCCTCTACGAGCTGCGCGACCACTGCGCGGGCCTCAACGCGGGGCGCTGGGACTACGTCTTCTCGATCATCAAGAACTACCGCGGTCGGGGCCAGTGGTTCGTGCTGCCCGACCGCGACCGCATCTTGATGACCCTGCCCTTCATGCGCGCCTACACCGAGCTGCTCGTCAAGACCGCGCACAAGCGCGGCGCCCACGCGATCGGCGGCATGAGCGCGTTCATCCCCAACCGGCGCAGCCCCGAGGTGACGGAGCGCGCGCTCGAGCGGGTGGCGGCCGACAAGCGCCGCGAGGCTCGCGACGGCTTCGACGGCTCGTGGGTCGCGCACCCCGACCTGATCCCGACGGCGCGCGCCGAGTTCGACGCGGTGCTCGCCGACCGGCCGAACCAGCTCGACCGGCAGCGCGACGACGTGCACGTGACGGCGCGCGACCTGCTCGACATCCGCTCGGCGGGCGGCGAGGTGACGCTCGCGGGCGTGCGCGCGAACGTGTCGATCACGGTGCGCTACCTCGAGTCGTGGCTGCGCGGCGTCGGCGCCGCGGCGATCGACAACCTCATGGAAGACGCCGCGACGGCCGAGATCAGCCGCTCGCAGCTCTGGCAGTGGATGCACCAGGACCACACCACCGTCGAGGGTGAGCCCATCACGCGCGACCTGGTCGAGGGGATGCTGACCTCCGTTCTCGAGGAGCTGCCGCGCCCCGAGGGCCACAAGCTGGCGGAGGCGGAGGAGGTCTTCCGCACGGTCACGCTGCAGGAGGACTTCCCGACCTTCCTCACGGTGCCGGCCTACACGCGGTTCCTCGTCGAGCGCGAGGAGGCGGCGCGCGAGTTCGCCGCCGCCTGAGATGGGCTCCCGGGTGTCCGACCGCTAAGTGGGCGGACGGGCACCCCGGAGTCCTGCAGAAGGAGTTGCAAGGACCACATCGCTGCCATAAGCGGGGTTTCGTCACTAAAGTGGGGCAATGCGAGTGGGTGTTTACGTCGACGGCTACAACCTCTACTACGGAGGTCGGGCTCACTGTGGCCGAGGTACCTCGGGATGGCGCTGGCTTGACGTTCGTGCGCTGGTGCTCCCCTTTGCCGGTTGGTCCAACTCGTCGATCGAGAGGATCGTGTACTGCACTGCTCGAGTTAGTCCAGTAGACAGTCCCAGCGCCGCAGTAGATCAGTCCGCCTACCTGGACGCGTTGCTGGCCGCCGGCTCCGTAGACCTGATTGAAGAGGGGCGATATGACTCGTGGGCAAAGGAGGCGCCTCTATCGAGTTCAATAGCGGGCTCTCGAGCACCTTCATTGTTGGCTTCTACTGGGCTTGAGACTTGGGATTCCGCGCTACCACTTCGCCGGACCCCAACGGGGGAGATTCTCGCCACAGTTCGGAAGCGCGAGGAAAAGGGGTCGGACGTGAACGTCGCTACCCACCTTCTTCGAGATGTCTACAGCAACGACGTTGACGCTGCGATCGTGGTCTCGAACGACTCAGACCTTGCCCTGCCATTGCGGTTCGCGCGTTCGGTCGTGCCAGTGGGCACCATCAACCCGCAGAAGAACTACCTGGCCGGAGCGCTGAAGGGCTCGTCAACTGAAGGAGCCGGCCGTCACTGGTGGAAACAACTGAGTCCAGCAGACTTTCTGCGGAGTCAGCTCACTGATCCGGTAGGAAAGTATCGCCGCCCCAGTGGCTGGTGACGACGGTCATCCCCACTTGGCGACCGGTGGTTACATCTACGCGGATGTCTGTGGCACACTTGTAGCACCAACCCGTCCTCCATGTGAGGGCGGGTTTTTTCTGCCCCCCGTCCTGGCTAAGTGCGGAGGCTATTCAGCAGCTCGCCGTTCTTGGCGCGCGAGAAGCCGCTGGCAGACGACTACGAAGCTAGAAAGCAGCGTCGTCCGACAAGACGTCCCCAACGGCCTCGACAACCCTGGGCGATAGCGTCGACGCATGTTCGCTTCGACCTCAACTTCTGGAACTTCCTGGACTGACACATGGCAGGCCGTTGGCTCTATGGGAACTCTTGCCGTGGCTCTGGCCGCTGCAGTTTTTGCCTACTTCCAAGTTCGGGAAGCCGCAAAGACCCGTCGCGACCAAGCGAGACCGTACGTCGTCGCTTTCTTGGAGCGATCCGCCCATTCAAGTGTTGACCTCATCATCAAGAACTTTGGGCAGACGGCCGCTCGCGATATTCGACTCGTGTGGGATCGACCAGTTCGATCAACTTTCGGAAGAGGCAAGGGTGAGGAGATGAAGTTGCCTGACGCACTTCCGATACTTGCACCCGGGCAGGAATGGAAGACAGTTTGGGACTTTAATGGTCGACGCATTGACGAAGCGGAGCCTGCACACCTGCTCGAACTTTCGTTTCGAGGGACGAGGCGCCGTGAGGTGCACCGCGAAGAGTTCGAGATTGGTAGCAAGCACCTCCATCACGAGATGCGGATCGTGAGAAATGGCCTTCATGAGATCAACGATTCCCTCGGCAAGATTGAGCGACGTATCGCGAAGAAGTTCGGTCAGGCCTGACCCGGGGCGCGGAACATCTGAACTGGGCATCTAGCTCATCGACTCGGCGACGAAATCGCAAGGATCGCGAGAACAAACGCCAGTCGAGAGCGCTGTCGAACACGACGCCATGAGCCGATCACTCGAAGAGGACCGGAAGGTCGTCGCCCGGGTGGGGCGCCTGTGCCGGCTGTTCGTGGTCAAGCGAGTAGCAGAGGTGCGATGCTGTTGTACCTACTGGTTGCGGCGGTCGATCAGGCGCGTGAGGATGATCGCGCTGCGCGTGTGGTCGACGTTGGGGGCGACGCGCACGCGCTCGAGGGCGTCTTCGAGCGAGGCGATGTCGCGCGAGCGGATGTGCACGATCGCGTCGGCGTCGCCCGTCACGGTGCCGGCGTCGACGACCTCGGGCACCGCCGAGAGGATGCGCCGCAGCTCGTCGGGCGCGACGGTGCCGCGGCAGAAGAGTTCGACGTAGGCCTCGACCGCCATGCCGTCGACCGCGGGGTCGACCTGAACGGTGAACGAGCGGATGACGCCATCACCGACGAGCCGGTCAACGCGCCGCTTCACGGCCGAGGCCGAGAGCCCGACCACATCGCCGATGTCGCCGTAGCCCGCACGGGCGTTCTGCCGCAGCTGGTCGATGATGCGGTAGTCGATGGCATCCATGACCGTGAGCGTAGCGCTCGGCCCGCGCCCAGCATCCCGAGTGGCGCGCGAGGTAAAGTAAGGCTAACCTTACCGACGGCGCGGTCGCTGTTCGACAGCCGCCGCCGGTTCCCGTCCTCACTACTCCTCTGGAGCATCCCCTCTTATGCGCGTCTCCGCACCCCTCTCGCTCACCGCCCTCGCCGCCACCGGCCTGCTGCTCGCCGGCTGCGCCGCCCCGGTCGACTCCGAGCAGCCGACCGAGCCCGCCGCCGACGGCGCCTTCACGCTGTACTCGGGTCGCGATGAGGAGCTCGTGCAGCCGCTCATCGACCAGTTCGAGGCCGAGACGGGCATCGAGGT
The sequence above is a segment of the Microcella humidisoli genome. Coding sequences within it:
- a CDS encoding GntR family transcriptional regulator, encoding MIVIVDTRLSTPPYEQIRVQVRDAVAAGELAAGAKLPTVRALADELGLAVNTVARAYRELETDGIIETRGRAGSFVAPQGDAGQQQAQVAAREFVERTRRLGLEDAAAIDLVRAAQRG
- a CDS encoding helix-turn-helix transcriptional regulator, which produces MLDSPLARAQADDVIDALTLGQRLRALRTTAGLTLAEVADAVGIATSHLSVLENGKREAKLSELQAIARAVGASLDELLSAAPLTGRAALEVELARVQAGPLFASLGIPPLPLRKSVSDEAIATVLALHAELQRVHSERAATPEEARRANTELRRTMRDRGNYFGELEQRAAELLRAVGHEGGPLSQRLAAELAAHLGFSLHYVGDLPASTRSVTDLEHGRIYLPVQTAPGRDARTTLLQALAGHVLGRSEPRDYAEFLTQRVETNYLAAALLIPEADAVSFLQRAKQRRELAVEDLRDAFAVSYETAAHRFTNLATEHLEIPVHFLKVSSQGVLAKAYENDSVQFPTDALGAVEGQLVCRKWSARQVFDEPDRFSPYHQYTDKPTGTYWCTSRIESGAGGDFSISVGTPFAHVKWFRGRETDRRGASTCPSPECCRRAPADLAARWSGRARPQARIHASLLATLPTESFPGVDQTEVLGFLERHAPSG
- the aceA gene encoding isocitrate lyase, which produces MTQNQPTRPGDQTETAAELETRWKTDARWNGVRRDYTAEDVVELRGPVREERTLARRGAEKLWEQIQANTGNPEEWTYALGALTGNQAVQQVRAGLKAIYLSGWQVAADANLSGQTYPDQSLYPANSVPAVVRRINNALLRAGQIEQDGRDWMAPIVADAEAGFGGPLNAYELMHGMIEAGAAGVHWEDQLASEKKCGHMGGKVLVPTSQHIRTLNAARLAADVADVPTIVIARTDSLAANLITSDVDDRDKPFLTGGRTAEGFYEVEPGIGPVLARGHAYAEYADMLWVESSEPDLELARTFAESIHKEFPGKKLAYNCSPSFNWKRHLDDDTIAKFQRELSAMGYAFQFITLAGFHSLNHSMFELASGYRDRQMSAYVELQEAEFASEAHGYTATKHQREVGTGYFDRIATALNPESATLALVGSTESEQFH
- the aceB gene encoding malate synthase A → MSTKNLTAASLKIAGPMRPRYDEILTPDALAFVEQLQHRFAGRRHELLAERMQLRYDLGNGRDLRFLPETASIREDAEWRVAGAGPGLENRRVEITGPCDPKMTINALNSRANVWLADLEDATSPTWGNIIEGQLSLKDAIRDELEYTSPEGKQYRVTAERTPTIVMRPRGWHLVEKHLEHTDRSGRTYAASASLVDFGLYFFHNAAELIARGRGPYFYLPKIENHREARLWNDVFTFAEQQLGLPHGTIRATVLIETFPAAFEMDEILYELRDHCAGLNAGRWDYVFSIIKNYRGRGQWFVLPDRDRILMTLPFMRAYTELLVKTAHKRGAHAIGGMSAFIPNRRSPEVTERALERVAADKRREARDGFDGSWVAHPDLIPTARAEFDAVLADRPNQLDRQRDDVHVTARDLLDIRSAGGEVTLAGVRANVSITVRYLESWLRGVGAAAIDNLMEDAATAEISRSQLWQWMHQDHTTVEGEPITRDLVEGMLTSVLEELPRPEGHKLAEAEEVFRTVTLQEDFPTFLTVPAYTRFLVEREEAAREFAAA
- a CDS encoding PIN domain-containing protein — translated: MNVATHLLRDVYSNDVDAAIVVSNDSDLALPLRFARSVVPVGTINPQKNYLAGALKGSSTEGAGRHWWKQLSPADFLRSQLTDPVGKYRRPSGW
- a CDS encoding Lrp/AsnC family transcriptional regulator, with protein sequence MDAIDYRIIDQLRQNARAGYGDIGDVVGLSASAVKRRVDRLVGDGVIRSFTVQVDPAVDGMAVEAYVELFCRGTVAPDELRRILSAVPEVVDAGTVTGDADAIVHIRSRDIASLEDALERVRVAPNVDHTRSAIILTRLIDRRNQ